The genomic stretch AATGGACTTTCGTCACAACAACGTGTTGAAATTATTGAAGCTGTAAAACGAGCAATAGGTCGTTTTACTTTTTGTCCCGATGAATATATTTGGGAAAAGACATGTGGTCTTATAGATTTATTCGATAACAAATAAAGAATGAAGATCGAATAAAGAAATAGGTATGTAGAGGGTTGAATTATATATATAACAAGAAAGAAAGCACGTGTTTCAGTCTTTCCCGCATGTAATGGTTTGCATTGTTTTTGTGCTTTTTTACGGTGTTCACGGAGATGTCCAGTAATTGGGAGATCTCTTCGTGTGATTTTCCGTGGAGGCTGAGTTGGTACACTTCACGACAGGCTGGAGAGAGTTCGTTAAAGACTGTTTGGATCATTTGAAAGACTTCGGATTCAACGATGTTTTCCAGAAAAAATTCTTGATCTTCTTTTTCGAGAACAATTTTTTCGGCATATCGATTCGCAATATTTCTGCGACGGATGGTATCGACAGAGAAACTACGTACGATTTTGTATAAATAAGCTTTTATCGTGCTTTCCGTTTTAAATTCGTTCCTTTTTTCCCACAAATTGAGAAAGGCATCTTGTACTACATCTTCAATGGTCGCATCATCATCTACATATTTAGCTGAGAAATAGCGCAATGTTGATGCGTATTTGTCATATAAATAGCGGAAAGCTTTATCGCTGTCTTGTCCCCAGAAATTTGTTGTTATTTGACTTTCCATGTAAATGCCGTATCTTTAAACCAACGATTAATAATCATACAAATATAGGTTATTAATGGTTATTTTCACATGAAATTATGTTTTTATTAATTTTTTTATTCTCAGTGTGAAAGAGGCTCTAGTTAGTATTTGGTCTTATCATAACGAAATCAGTACTTTTTACTATTATTAATCGTTCGTTTTTTGATAGGAGGATTATGTTTGTTTTGGTATATTGTTATAACAATTAATAATAGCCTAGAAGGGTAAGGTGTGTTAGATTTATCTGTGTTTTCCTCTTTTTACATTCATGTAAGAAAAAATCTTTTTTATTCCAATCCAATTCTCATGTATTATCACTAAATTTGCCTTTTTAATATAAGATTGATAACATTAAAAATTGGGAAAAATGAGAATTATTGTATCTGTAATTTTATTGGCATTTATCACTGTCAGTTGCGGTACTAACAAACGTGTTTACGCACCACCTTTTGAGGAAGAGGAGACAGAGACTGTTGTAGTGAAAGAAAACGTGCAAACCACGGCACAAAATCCCACAAAGAAAACTGAAAATACAAAACCTGTCGTTTCTCGGGAAGAGAATGTAACTATGACTCATGGGGACGTGTTGAAACGTTATAACGTGATTGTCGGCAGTTTTTCAAACGTGGACAATGCTTTGAAATTACAAGCAAAATTGAACGGGATGGGTTATCACAGCATTATCATGAAGAATAGTGCAGGGATGAGTCGGGTAAGTATTGCTGGATTTGATGAAGAGGCATCCGCTCGTGAGGAATTATTAAAAGTTCGTGAACAATATCCGGAGTTTGCAGATGCATGGCTGTTGATTTCCAAGCAAAACTAAAATACGAGATGAAGATTAAATAAAAGGTCGGCTAATGCCGACCTTTTAAGTATCATATCAATTCAAATCCCACAAAATCAGGACCGTTATCATCTTTTTTCTTTGTTTTATCATTTTCGGATGAGATATTTTCTTCGGAGGCATCCTGTGGTTCTTCCGTCATCTTTTCTTCTATTAATATTGTTGTGGAGTCTGTAATTTCAGAATCCTCTGTTACAAGTGTAATTTCTTGCATCTCTTGTAAAGTCGGTTCAGTGGGAGAGAGGATTTCCGGATCTTCATTTAAAGAAATAACTTCATGTACAACTGTTGTTTCCTCTATCTCCTCGGTAAGACTCTCAATATCAATAACGGAATTTTCTGAGATGATTGTTGTCATGGCAGCTTGGTTCTCTGCAAACGAAAAATCTTCTTGAAGAACACCGTTTTCACATCGGAATACTTTTCCTGGAAAATGTTTTATTAGGTCATATTGGTGGGTGGCGATAACGACTGTTTTGCCACTATCACAGATGTCTTTCAGTAGTTCAACTAATCGATAGGAAGTTTCCGGGTCGATGTTTCCGGTAGGCTCGTCAGCTAGAATGATAGGAGGGGCATTTAGTAATGCTCGGGCAAGTACGATACGTTGTTGTTCTCCGCCAGACAATTGGTGTGGGAATTTATCTCGTTTGTCTGGAAGTTCGACTTTATCCAACACTTCGTTTATCCTTTCCTTGATTGCTTTCTTATCTTTCCAGCCTGTGGCTTTCAGCACGAATTCCAAGTTCGCATAAACATTCCGGTCTGTCAGTAATTTAAAATCCTGGAACACGATCCCGCATTTGCGTCGTAAGTAAGCAATTTGTGATTTCTTGATCTTGTTCAACTGGTAACCGGCAACTTCTCCTTTACCGTAAATAAGGGGAAGTTCGGCGTATAATGTTTTGAGCAAAGACGTCTTCCCGCTCCCGACTTTACCGATCAGGTAAACGAATTCACCTTCTTTGATCTCTAGGGATACATCTTTGAGAATCGTGTTTTTTTGTTGCCGGATGACGGCGTTTTCCAGTTTTATAATTGCTTCCACCTTATTAATTTTAGATTTAATGATTTTAGATTTTAGATTCCAACCGCACAAGGCCTCCGTTTTTGTAATCACTGAATCTTTTCAATTTCCCATTTATAGTTCCTTTAGTCCTTTGATGTTTGCTTCCGGATCGGGAGAGTTGAAAACGAAACTACCTGCTACAAGGGCATCGGCTCCGGCATTTACCAAGCGTTTTCCGGTTTCGAAATTAACCCCGCCGTCAATCTCAATAAGAGTATGGGAGTTGGATTCCATGATCAGTTTCTTCAGTTTGTCAACTTTATTGATTGTCTGTTCAATGAAAGACTGTCCTCCGAACCCCGGATTTACACTCATTAATAAAACAACATCAATATCCTCGATAACATCTTCCAATAGAGAGACCGGGGTATGTGGGTTTAGTGAAACCCCGGCTTTCATGCCCTGTGCTTTTATTTGCTGGATTGTGCGATGCAGATGAGTACACGCTTCGTAATGTACGGTTAAGATATCTGCTCCGGCTTTATGAAAAGCCTCCACGTAACGTTCCGGTTGCACGATCATTAAATGTACATCCAGTGGTTTCGTGGCCATTTTCTTTATCTGGGAAACTACCGGAAGTCCGTAAGATATGTTAGGGACGAATACGCCATCCATAATATCCAAGTGAAACCAGTCGGCTTGGCTGCGATTGACCATTTCAATATCTTTTGATAGATGCAGAA from Butyricimonas virosa encodes the following:
- a CDS encoding RNA polymerase sigma-70 factor; translation: MESQITTNFWGQDSDKAFRYLYDKYASTLRYFSAKYVDDDATIEDVVQDAFLNLWEKRNEFKTESTIKAYLYKIVRSFSVDTIRRRNIANRYAEKIVLEKEDQEFFLENIVESEVFQMIQTVFNELSPACREVYQLSLHGKSHEEISQLLDISVNTVKKHKNNANHYMRERLKHVLSFLLYI
- a CDS encoding SPOR domain-containing protein, with amino-acid sequence MRIIVSVILLAFITVSCGTNKRVYAPPFEEEETETVVVKENVQTTAQNPTKKTENTKPVVSREENVTMTHGDVLKRYNVIVGSFSNVDNALKLQAKLNGMGYHSIIMKNSAGMSRVSIAGFDEEASAREELLKVREQYPEFADAWLLISKQN
- the rpe gene encoding ribulose-phosphate 3-epimerase; this translates as MSVIVSPSLLSADFLHLSKDIEMVNRSQADWFHLDIMDGVFVPNISYGLPVVSQIKKMATKPLDVHLMIVQPERYVEAFHKAGADILTVHYEACTHLHRTIQQIKAQGMKAGVSLNPHTPVSLLEDVIEDIDVVLLMSVNPGFGGQSFIEQTINKVDKLKKLIMESNSHTLIEIDGGVNFETGKRLVNAGADALVAGSFVFNSPDPEANIKGLKEL